In Oryza brachyantha chromosome 1, ObraRS2, whole genome shotgun sequence, the following are encoded in one genomic region:
- the LOC102706516 gene encoding pumilio homolog 1-like isoform X1: protein MISASAVAMRGEMGGGGGGGDEEELEDELDALLGAGGGGAQRRGEDAGERERELNMFRSGSAPPTIEGSLNAISGLLRGGGEAALTVAPIPDAEALNGHGGLLSEDELRADPAYLSYYYSHGNLNPRLPPPVLSKEDWRSTQRLKAGVVGGIGDRRKVLQEETGHEPTAGRPVFSQNRGFDQEDTRKDVGGAAEWVDGGGDGLIGLSLGRQRSFADILQDNLGRRTPTSDHPSRAASRNSFLDNQELLNSAENQYSMHNDILEAQRPVGNVQNVSGLPSMNASTSQTFASVLGSSVSRNAPDSHYVPRVPSPGLPPVGVRINSNEKKLNCSSSFNTASSKAADPDDILAALSNLNMSKDGTLSDSNSISQPKFQREISDHQNISLDPKAVQVNKNQHSLMLEADSDYLGIPPISQPSNPSFADINKNVAGLANIRNSNNTRVDGHTEMQRPSTLSARSYHKSPSSSNASPGGSPAQHQNLDSINSAFLNYGLGGYPLSPGLPSMMMNCMGSSNMPPLFENAAAASAIASLGSDSRNIGSNILSSPTLSLSDVQNLGRTGNQTATGLLSPLSDPFYVQYLKATQYAAQGAANCSDPSLERGFMGSQYGDLTAVQKAYIEALLQQQKQYGMPLGKSTTSNQGYYGNLAFGMGMSYPGSPLGSPVASPSGPGSPLRLSERNMRFPSNLRNLGGWNSDPSGYMNDNFPSSLLDEFKSNKARSFELAEIASHVVEFSADQYGSRFIQQKLETATVEEKDMVFKEIMPQALSLMTDVFGNYVVQKFFEHGSAAQRRELADQLFGHVLALSLQMYGCRVIQKAIEVVDLDQKTKMVTELDGHIMRCVRDQNGNHVIQKCIECVPEDSIQFIISTFYGQVVPLSTHPYGCRVIQRVLEHCTDLKTQEIVMDEILQSVCMLAQDQYGNYVVQHVLEHGKPHERSIIIEKLAGQIIQMSQQKFASNVVEKCLTFGGPAEREVLINEMLGTTDENEPLQAMMKDQFGNYVVQKVLETCDDQQRELILSRIKVHLSALKKYTYGKHIVARVEKLVAAGERRIGLQSQYPS, encoded by the exons ATGATCAGCGCTAGCGCTGTGGCGATGCGTGGTGAGatgggcggcggtggcggcggcggtgacgaggAAGAGCTGGAGGACGAGCTTGATGCGCTGCTTGGagccggtggtggcggcgcgcAGCGGCGAGGTGAGGACGCCGGCGAGAGGGAACGGGAGCTCAACATGTTCAGGAGCGGGTCGGCACCGCCGACTATAGAGGGTTCTCTGAACGCCATCAGCGGTCTGCTccgcggcggtggggaggCGGCACTTACCGTTGCCCCGATTCCCGACGCTGAGGCGTTGAACGGGCACGGTGGACTCCTCTCAGAGGATGAGCTCCGAGCCGACCCCGCCTACCTGTCCTACTACTACTCGCATGGCAATCTGAACCCGaggttgccgccgccggtgctaTCGAAGGAGGATTGGCGGTCAACACAGAGACTGAAGGCCGGAGTGGTTGGAGGCATTGGTGACCGAAGGAAGGTACTGCAGGAGGAGACTGGGCATGAGCCGACGGCGGGGAGGCCTGTGTTCTCACAAAATCGTGGTTTTGATCAGGAGGATACAAGGAAGGATGTCGGTGGTGCTGCAGAGTGGGTGGATGGTGGCGGTGATGGACTGATTGGTTTGTCACTTGGGCGGCAGCGCAGCTTCGCTGATATACTTCAG GACAATCTTGGCCGCAGAACTCCTACTTCAGATCATCCTTCTCGTGCAGCCAGTCGCAATTCTTTTCTTGACAATCAGGAACTACTAAATTCTGCTGAGAACCAATACTCTATGCATAATGATATTCTGGAGGCACAACGTCCTGTTGGAAATGTGCAAAATGTTAGTGGCCTTCCCAGTATGAATGCATCTACATCTCAAACTTTTGCATCCGTTCTGGGTTCGTCTGTTTCAAGGAATGCACCAGATTCTCATTATGTTCCAAGAGTCCCTAGCCCTGGCCTTCCACCTGTTGGCGTTAGGATTAATTCTAATGAGAAGAAACTGAATTGCTCATCGTCATTCAATACTGCATCCTCAAAAGCAGCTGACCCTGATGATATTTTAGCTGCACTATCAAACTTAAACATGTCAAAAGATGGTACCTTGAGTGACAGTAACAGCATTAGTCAACCAAAGTTCCAGAGAGAGATAAGTGATCACCAGAATATTTCTCTTGATCCAAAAGCTGTTCAAGTTAATAAGAATCAGCATTCGCTGATGTTGGAAGCTGATTCTGATTATTTGGGTATACCACCTATTTCACAACCTTCAAATCCTTCTTTTGCTGATATTAACAAGAATGTCGCAGGTTTAGCGAACATAAGAAATTCTAATAACACACGTGTAGATGGACACACAGAAATGCAAAGGCCTTCTACCTTGTCTGCTCGTTCATACCACAAGTCCCCATCATCTTCCAATGCAAGCCCAGGTGGTTCTCCTGCCCAACACCAGAATCTTGACAGTATAAATTCAGCATTTTTGAACTATGGACTCGGTGGATATCCACTCAGCCCGGGTTTGCCTTCTATGATGATGAACTGCATGGGCTCAAGCAATATGCCTCCTTTGTTTGaaaatgctgctgctgcatctgctATAGCTTCACTTGGGTCAGATTCGAGAAATATTGGTAGCAATATTTTGTCGTCACCTACCTTAAGTCTATCTGATGTGCAGAACCTTGGCAGAACTGGTAACCAAACAGCCACAGGTCTTTTATCTCCTCTCTCTGATCCGTTTTATGTCCAGTACTTAAAGGCAACTCAATATGCAGCACAAGGAGCTGCCAACTGCAGTGACCCTTCCTTGGAAAGAGGTTTCATGGGTAGTCAATACGGTGATTTAACTGCTGTTCAGAAAGCTTATATTGAAGCTTTGCTTCAGCAGCAGAAACAATATGGAATGCCACTTGGTAAGTCAACTACTTCAAACCAAGGCTATTACGGCAATTTGGCTTTTGGCATGGGCATGTCATACCCTGGAAGCCCTTTGGGGAGTCCTGTTGCTTCTCCATCTGGCCCTGGCAGTCCACTCAGGCTCAGCGAGCGGAATATGAGATTTCCTTCTAACTTGAGAAACTTGGGTGGCTGGAATTCTGATCCAAGTGGCTATATGAATGATAACTTCCCATCTTCACTTTTGGATGAATTCAAAAGTAATAAGGCCAGGAGTTTTGAACTTGCTGAGATTGCCAGTCATGTCGTCGAGTTCAG TGCTGACCAATACGGAAGCCGTTTCATACAGCAAAAGCTTGAAACCGCAACAGTTGAGGAAAAAGACATGGTTTTTAAGGAGATAATGCCTCAGGCTCTCTCATTGATGACCGATGTATTTGGAAACTACGTGGTGCAGAAG TTCTTTGAGCACGGGAGTGCAGCACAGCGTAGGGAGCTGGCCGATCAACTATTTGGTCATGTTTTAGCTCTCAGCCTCCAGATGTATGGGTGCCGAGTTATCCAAAAG GCAATAGAAGTGGTTGACCTGGACCAGAAGACAAAAATGGTTACTGAGCTTGATGGCCATATCATGCGATGTGTGCGTGATCAAAATGGAAACCACGTTATCCAAAAATGTATTGAATGTGTACCGGAGGATTCAATTCAGTTTATCATCTCAACATTTTATGGTCAAGTTGTTCCATTGTCCACTCATCCCTATGGCTGCAGGGTCATACAG AGAGTACTGGAGCATTGCACTGATCTAAAAACACAGGAAATAGTCATGGATGAAATATTACAATCTGTGTGCATGTTGGCACAAGATCAATATGGAAATTATGTTGTTCAG CATGTTTTGGAGCACGGGAAGCCTCATGAACGATCTATCATTATTGAAAAACTAGCTGGGCAGATCATTCAGATGAGTCAACAGAAATTTGCCTCAAATGTTGTTGAGAAGTGTTTAACATTTGGTGGACCTGCAGAACGAGAAGTCCTCATAAATGAAATGCTCGGAACTACTGATGAGAATGAGCCTCTTCAG GCCATGATGAAGGATCAGTTTGGCAACTATGTTGTACAGAAAGTTCTGGAGACTTGTGATGATCAGCAACGTGAGTTGATCCTATCACGAATAAAGGTCCATTTGAGTGCACTGAAGAAATATACATATGGGAAGCACATAGTTGCTCGGGTAGAAAAACTAGTTGCTGCTGGTG AGAGGAGGATTGGACTTCAGTCACAATATCCTTCATAA
- the LOC102706516 gene encoding pumilio homolog 1-like isoform X2 gives MISASAVAMRGEMGGGGGGGDEEELEDELDALLGAGGGGAQRRGEDAGERERELNMFRSGSAPPTIEGSLNAISGLLRGGGEAALTVAPIPDAEALNGHGGLLSEDELRADPAYLSYYYSHGNLNPRLPPPVLSKEDWRSTQRLKAGVVGGIGDRRKEDTRKDVGGAAEWVDGGGDGLIGLSLGRQRSFADILQDNLGRRTPTSDHPSRAASRNSFLDNQELLNSAENQYSMHNDILEAQRPVGNVQNVSGLPSMNASTSQTFASVLGSSVSRNAPDSHYVPRVPSPGLPPVGVRINSNEKKLNCSSSFNTASSKAADPDDILAALSNLNMSKDGTLSDSNSISQPKFQREISDHQNISLDPKAVQVNKNQHSLMLEADSDYLGIPPISQPSNPSFADINKNVAGLANIRNSNNTRVDGHTEMQRPSTLSARSYHKSPSSSNASPGGSPAQHQNLDSINSAFLNYGLGGYPLSPGLPSMMMNCMGSSNMPPLFENAAAASAIASLGSDSRNIGSNILSSPTLSLSDVQNLGRTGNQTATGLLSPLSDPFYVQYLKATQYAAQGAANCSDPSLERGFMGSQYGDLTAVQKAYIEALLQQQKQYGMPLGKSTTSNQGYYGNLAFGMGMSYPGSPLGSPVASPSGPGSPLRLSERNMRFPSNLRNLGGWNSDPSGYMNDNFPSSLLDEFKSNKARSFELAEIASHVVEFSADQYGSRFIQQKLETATVEEKDMVFKEIMPQALSLMTDVFGNYVVQKFFEHGSAAQRRELADQLFGHVLALSLQMYGCRVIQKAIEVVDLDQKTKMVTELDGHIMRCVRDQNGNHVIQKCIECVPEDSIQFIISTFYGQVVPLSTHPYGCRVIQRVLEHCTDLKTQEIVMDEILQSVCMLAQDQYGNYVVQHVLEHGKPHERSIIIEKLAGQIIQMSQQKFASNVVEKCLTFGGPAEREVLINEMLGTTDENEPLQAMMKDQFGNYVVQKVLETCDDQQRELILSRIKVHLSALKKYTYGKHIVARVEKLVAAGERRIGLQSQYPS, from the exons ATGATCAGCGCTAGCGCTGTGGCGATGCGTGGTGAGatgggcggcggtggcggcggcggtgacgaggAAGAGCTGGAGGACGAGCTTGATGCGCTGCTTGGagccggtggtggcggcgcgcAGCGGCGAGGTGAGGACGCCGGCGAGAGGGAACGGGAGCTCAACATGTTCAGGAGCGGGTCGGCACCGCCGACTATAGAGGGTTCTCTGAACGCCATCAGCGGTCTGCTccgcggcggtggggaggCGGCACTTACCGTTGCCCCGATTCCCGACGCTGAGGCGTTGAACGGGCACGGTGGACTCCTCTCAGAGGATGAGCTCCGAGCCGACCCCGCCTACCTGTCCTACTACTACTCGCATGGCAATCTGAACCCGaggttgccgccgccggtgctaTCGAAGGAGGATTGGCGGTCAACACAGAGACTGAAGGCCGGAGTGGTTGGAGGCATTGGTGACCGAAGGAAG GAGGATACAAGGAAGGATGTCGGTGGTGCTGCAGAGTGGGTGGATGGTGGCGGTGATGGACTGATTGGTTTGTCACTTGGGCGGCAGCGCAGCTTCGCTGATATACTTCAG GACAATCTTGGCCGCAGAACTCCTACTTCAGATCATCCTTCTCGTGCAGCCAGTCGCAATTCTTTTCTTGACAATCAGGAACTACTAAATTCTGCTGAGAACCAATACTCTATGCATAATGATATTCTGGAGGCACAACGTCCTGTTGGAAATGTGCAAAATGTTAGTGGCCTTCCCAGTATGAATGCATCTACATCTCAAACTTTTGCATCCGTTCTGGGTTCGTCTGTTTCAAGGAATGCACCAGATTCTCATTATGTTCCAAGAGTCCCTAGCCCTGGCCTTCCACCTGTTGGCGTTAGGATTAATTCTAATGAGAAGAAACTGAATTGCTCATCGTCATTCAATACTGCATCCTCAAAAGCAGCTGACCCTGATGATATTTTAGCTGCACTATCAAACTTAAACATGTCAAAAGATGGTACCTTGAGTGACAGTAACAGCATTAGTCAACCAAAGTTCCAGAGAGAGATAAGTGATCACCAGAATATTTCTCTTGATCCAAAAGCTGTTCAAGTTAATAAGAATCAGCATTCGCTGATGTTGGAAGCTGATTCTGATTATTTGGGTATACCACCTATTTCACAACCTTCAAATCCTTCTTTTGCTGATATTAACAAGAATGTCGCAGGTTTAGCGAACATAAGAAATTCTAATAACACACGTGTAGATGGACACACAGAAATGCAAAGGCCTTCTACCTTGTCTGCTCGTTCATACCACAAGTCCCCATCATCTTCCAATGCAAGCCCAGGTGGTTCTCCTGCCCAACACCAGAATCTTGACAGTATAAATTCAGCATTTTTGAACTATGGACTCGGTGGATATCCACTCAGCCCGGGTTTGCCTTCTATGATGATGAACTGCATGGGCTCAAGCAATATGCCTCCTTTGTTTGaaaatgctgctgctgcatctgctATAGCTTCACTTGGGTCAGATTCGAGAAATATTGGTAGCAATATTTTGTCGTCACCTACCTTAAGTCTATCTGATGTGCAGAACCTTGGCAGAACTGGTAACCAAACAGCCACAGGTCTTTTATCTCCTCTCTCTGATCCGTTTTATGTCCAGTACTTAAAGGCAACTCAATATGCAGCACAAGGAGCTGCCAACTGCAGTGACCCTTCCTTGGAAAGAGGTTTCATGGGTAGTCAATACGGTGATTTAACTGCTGTTCAGAAAGCTTATATTGAAGCTTTGCTTCAGCAGCAGAAACAATATGGAATGCCACTTGGTAAGTCAACTACTTCAAACCAAGGCTATTACGGCAATTTGGCTTTTGGCATGGGCATGTCATACCCTGGAAGCCCTTTGGGGAGTCCTGTTGCTTCTCCATCTGGCCCTGGCAGTCCACTCAGGCTCAGCGAGCGGAATATGAGATTTCCTTCTAACTTGAGAAACTTGGGTGGCTGGAATTCTGATCCAAGTGGCTATATGAATGATAACTTCCCATCTTCACTTTTGGATGAATTCAAAAGTAATAAGGCCAGGAGTTTTGAACTTGCTGAGATTGCCAGTCATGTCGTCGAGTTCAG TGCTGACCAATACGGAAGCCGTTTCATACAGCAAAAGCTTGAAACCGCAACAGTTGAGGAAAAAGACATGGTTTTTAAGGAGATAATGCCTCAGGCTCTCTCATTGATGACCGATGTATTTGGAAACTACGTGGTGCAGAAG TTCTTTGAGCACGGGAGTGCAGCACAGCGTAGGGAGCTGGCCGATCAACTATTTGGTCATGTTTTAGCTCTCAGCCTCCAGATGTATGGGTGCCGAGTTATCCAAAAG GCAATAGAAGTGGTTGACCTGGACCAGAAGACAAAAATGGTTACTGAGCTTGATGGCCATATCATGCGATGTGTGCGTGATCAAAATGGAAACCACGTTATCCAAAAATGTATTGAATGTGTACCGGAGGATTCAATTCAGTTTATCATCTCAACATTTTATGGTCAAGTTGTTCCATTGTCCACTCATCCCTATGGCTGCAGGGTCATACAG AGAGTACTGGAGCATTGCACTGATCTAAAAACACAGGAAATAGTCATGGATGAAATATTACAATCTGTGTGCATGTTGGCACAAGATCAATATGGAAATTATGTTGTTCAG CATGTTTTGGAGCACGGGAAGCCTCATGAACGATCTATCATTATTGAAAAACTAGCTGGGCAGATCATTCAGATGAGTCAACAGAAATTTGCCTCAAATGTTGTTGAGAAGTGTTTAACATTTGGTGGACCTGCAGAACGAGAAGTCCTCATAAATGAAATGCTCGGAACTACTGATGAGAATGAGCCTCTTCAG GCCATGATGAAGGATCAGTTTGGCAACTATGTTGTACAGAAAGTTCTGGAGACTTGTGATGATCAGCAACGTGAGTTGATCCTATCACGAATAAAGGTCCATTTGAGTGCACTGAAGAAATATACATATGGGAAGCACATAGTTGCTCGGGTAGAAAAACTAGTTGCTGCTGGTG AGAGGAGGATTGGACTTCAGTCACAATATCCTTCATAA
- the LOC107303470 gene encoding transcription factor PCL1-like isoform X2, producing MLSARGGRPHGSVGRSPPPSSSSSSSSPRRRMVDSAGGACCRVLEWEAGLPAPGEMTPVSHRLVPPALAAAFGIDLAGVLLPSPPVDSPTSHLFFRVDEEDDEEEEEEGEGEGGNDDAAAAAGGGRRGKKARMVWTPELHHRFVEAVAHLGEKGAVPKAIVRLMNVDGLTRENVASHLQKYRLYIKRTRVAATPPPPPPLPPATCVPWFAAKPPLDTATPPARTSDATANQENC from the coding sequence ATGTTATCCgctcgcggcggccggccccACGGCAGCGTCGGTCGCTCGccgcccccctcctcctcgtcctcgtcgtcgtcaccgcgccgccgcatgGTGGACTCCGCCGGGGGCGCGTGCTGCCGTGTGCTGGAGTGGGAGGCCGGCCTGCCTGCTCCAGGCGAGATGACGCCGGTCTCGCACAGGCTCGTcccgccggcgctcgccgccgccttcgggATCGACCTCGCGGGCGtgctcctcccctctccccccgtTGATTCGCCTACCTCCCATCTCTTCTTCCGCGTCGACGAGGAAgatgacgaggaggaggaggaggagggggagggcgaGGGGGGTAACgatgacgccgccgcggctgccggcggcgggaggcgcgGGAAGAAAGCGAGGATGGTGTGGACGCCCGAGCTGCACCACCGGTTCGTCGAGGCGGTGGCGCACCTCGGCGAGAAGGGCGCCGTGCCCAAGGCCATCGTGCGCCTCATGAACGTCGACGGCCTCACCCGCGAGAACGTCGCCAGCCACCTCCAGAAGTACCGCCTCTACATCAAGCGCAcgcgcgtcgccgccacgccgccgccgcctcctccgctgccgccggcgacgtgcgtTCCCTGGTTCGCCGCAAAACCGCCTCTCGACACCGCTACCCCTCCCGCGAGAACCTCGGACGCAACAGCTAATCA
- the LOC107303470 gene encoding transcription factor PCL1-like isoform X1, translated as MLSARGGRPHGSVGRSPPPSSSSSSSSPRRRMVDSAGGACCRVLEWEAGLPAPGEMTPVSHRLVPPALAAAFGIDLAGVLLPSPPVDSPTSHLFFRVDEEDDEEEEEEGEGEGGNDDAAAAAGGGRRGKKARMVWTPELHHRFVEAVAHLGEKGAVPKAIVRLMNVDGLTRENVASHLQKYRLYIKRTRVAATPPPPPPLPPATCVPWFAAKPPLDTATPPARTSDATANHETMRL; from the coding sequence ATGTTATCCgctcgcggcggccggccccACGGCAGCGTCGGTCGCTCGccgcccccctcctcctcgtcctcgtcgtcgtcaccgcgccgccgcatgGTGGACTCCGCCGGGGGCGCGTGCTGCCGTGTGCTGGAGTGGGAGGCCGGCCTGCCTGCTCCAGGCGAGATGACGCCGGTCTCGCACAGGCTCGTcccgccggcgctcgccgccgccttcgggATCGACCTCGCGGGCGtgctcctcccctctccccccgtTGATTCGCCTACCTCCCATCTCTTCTTCCGCGTCGACGAGGAAgatgacgaggaggaggaggaggagggggagggcgaGGGGGGTAACgatgacgccgccgcggctgccggcggcgggaggcgcgGGAAGAAAGCGAGGATGGTGTGGACGCCCGAGCTGCACCACCGGTTCGTCGAGGCGGTGGCGCACCTCGGCGAGAAGGGCGCCGTGCCCAAGGCCATCGTGCGCCTCATGAACGTCGACGGCCTCACCCGCGAGAACGTCGCCAGCCACCTCCAGAAGTACCGCCTCTACATCAAGCGCAcgcgcgtcgccgccacgccgccgccgcctcctccgctgccgccggcgacgtgcgtTCCCTGGTTCGCCGCAAAACCGCCTCTCGACACCGCTACCCCTCCCGCGAGAACCTCGGACGCAACAGCTAATCA
- the LOC107303470 gene encoding transcription factor PCL1-like isoform X3 — MLSARGGRPHGSVGRSPPPSSSSSSSSPRRRMVDSAGGACCRVLEWEAGLPAPGEMTPVSHRLVPPALAAAFGIDLAGVLLPSPPVDSPTSHLFFRVDEEDDEEEEEEGEGEGGNDDAAAAAGGGRRGKKARMVWTPELHHRFVEAVAHLGEKGAVPKAIVRLMNVDGLTRENVASHLQKYRLYIKRTRVAATPPPPPPLPPATCVPWFAAKPPLDTATPPARTSDATANQF, encoded by the coding sequence ATGTTATCCgctcgcggcggccggccccACGGCAGCGTCGGTCGCTCGccgcccccctcctcctcgtcctcgtcgtcgtcaccgcgccgccgcatgGTGGACTCCGCCGGGGGCGCGTGCTGCCGTGTGCTGGAGTGGGAGGCCGGCCTGCCTGCTCCAGGCGAGATGACGCCGGTCTCGCACAGGCTCGTcccgccggcgctcgccgccgccttcgggATCGACCTCGCGGGCGtgctcctcccctctccccccgtTGATTCGCCTACCTCCCATCTCTTCTTCCGCGTCGACGAGGAAgatgacgaggaggaggaggaggagggggagggcgaGGGGGGTAACgatgacgccgccgcggctgccggcggcgggaggcgcgGGAAGAAAGCGAGGATGGTGTGGACGCCCGAGCTGCACCACCGGTTCGTCGAGGCGGTGGCGCACCTCGGCGAGAAGGGCGCCGTGCCCAAGGCCATCGTGCGCCTCATGAACGTCGACGGCCTCACCCGCGAGAACGTCGCCAGCCACCTCCAGAAGTACCGCCTCTACATCAAGCGCAcgcgcgtcgccgccacgccgccgccgcctcctccgctgccgccggcgacgtgcgtTCCCTGGTTCGCCGCAAAACCGCCTCTCGACACCGCTACCCCTCCCGCGAGAACCTCGGACGCAACAGCTAATCA